One region of Clavibacter michiganensis subsp. tessellarius genomic DNA includes:
- a CDS encoding LacI family DNA-binding transcriptional regulator codes for MSDTFPDATRQPDPDHGSGTTLGLIAREANVSIGTVSKVLNGRKGISPATRARVEELMERHGYSRRGAERPHGALIEIVLEVVDTGFSVDLLRGVSAVAREHALSVIVTEHGRDNALDGDWMAGVMQRRPMGLVLVFSDLAPAQKRQLRSRGIPFVVVDPAGSPAADVPAVGSTNWEGGHAAGEHLLGLGHRRIGAISGPPHRLYSRARMSGFRSALEAAGSGVSLVEVEGDFGRTAGYRAGGELLDDARRPTAIFAGNDEQALGLYEAARERGIRIPDDLSVLGYDDLPFARIVSPALSTVRQPVREMAEAAARMVLRIREGRSDEPTRLDLATALVVRASTAAPADGSADTDAPAGDAVSPRA; via the coding sequence CATCGGCACGGTCAGCAAGGTACTCAACGGGCGCAAGGGCATCTCCCCGGCGACCCGCGCCCGCGTCGAGGAGCTCATGGAGCGGCACGGCTACAGCCGGCGCGGGGCCGAGCGGCCGCACGGCGCGCTGATCGAGATCGTGCTCGAGGTCGTCGACACCGGCTTCTCCGTCGACCTGCTGCGCGGCGTCTCCGCCGTCGCGCGCGAGCATGCGCTGAGCGTCATCGTCACGGAGCACGGGCGCGACAACGCCCTCGACGGCGACTGGATGGCGGGCGTCATGCAGCGCCGGCCGATGGGCCTCGTCCTCGTCTTCTCCGACCTCGCACCCGCGCAGAAGCGGCAGCTGCGGAGCCGCGGCATCCCGTTCGTGGTGGTGGATCCCGCGGGGTCGCCGGCCGCGGACGTGCCGGCCGTCGGATCCACCAACTGGGAGGGCGGCCACGCCGCGGGGGAGCACCTCCTGGGGCTCGGGCACCGGCGGATTGGCGCGATCAGCGGCCCGCCGCACCGCCTCTACTCGCGTGCGCGCATGTCCGGCTTCCGCAGCGCCCTCGAGGCGGCGGGATCCGGGGTCTCGCTCGTCGAGGTCGAGGGCGACTTCGGGCGCACCGCCGGGTACCGCGCCGGCGGCGAGCTGCTCGACGACGCCCGCCGCCCCACCGCGATCTTCGCCGGCAACGACGAGCAGGCGCTCGGGCTGTACGAGGCGGCGCGCGAGCGCGGGATCCGGATCCCCGACGACCTGTCCGTGCTCGGCTACGACGACCTCCCGTTCGCCCGCATCGTCTCGCCCGCGCTCAGCACCGTGCGGCAGCCGGTCCGCGAGATGGCGGAGGCGGCGGCGCGCATGGTGCTGCGGATCCGCGAGGGCCGGAGCGACGAGCCCACCCGGCTCGACCTCGCGACCGCGCTCGTGGTGCGCGCGAGCACGGCGGCGCCCGCGGACGGGAGCGCCGACACGGACGCGCCCGCGGGCGACGCGGTGTCGCCCCGCGCGTGA
- a CDS encoding ThuA domain-containing protein gives MSAARQALVVRGGWDGHMPVETTGLFIPFLEENGFEVRVEEGSAVYADADVMAATDLIVQANTMTTIEPEEMAGLYAAVVAGTGMAGWHGGIADSYRNTADYLHMIGGQFAHHAGKDPAERTGEQSDNYIPYTVEMTELGRTHEITQGIADFDLVTEQYWVLSDEYNDVLATTTQTVRPWDPWHRPVTAPAIWTRQWGEGRIFVSAPGHRIEVVEDPNVRTIIERGLLWAAR, from the coding sequence GTGAGCGCCGCCCGGCAGGCGCTCGTCGTCCGCGGCGGCTGGGACGGCCACATGCCCGTGGAGACCACGGGCCTGTTCATCCCGTTCCTCGAGGAGAACGGCTTCGAGGTGCGCGTCGAGGAGGGCTCGGCCGTCTACGCCGACGCCGACGTCATGGCCGCCACCGATCTCATCGTCCAGGCCAACACGATGACCACGATCGAACCCGAGGAGATGGCCGGCTTGTACGCCGCCGTCGTCGCGGGCACCGGCATGGCCGGCTGGCATGGCGGCATCGCCGACTCGTACCGGAACACGGCCGACTACCTCCACATGATCGGCGGCCAGTTCGCCCATCACGCGGGCAAGGACCCGGCCGAGCGCACGGGCGAGCAGTCCGACAACTACATCCCGTACACGGTCGAGATGACCGAGCTCGGGCGCACCCATGAGATCACGCAGGGGATCGCCGACTTCGACCTCGTGACTGAGCAGTACTGGGTGCTGAGCGACGAGTACAACGACGTGCTCGCGACGACGACGCAGACCGTGCGGCCGTGGGATCCGTGGCACCGGCCGGTGACCGCGCCCGCGATCTGGACCCGCCAGTGGGGCGAGGGCCGCATCTTCGTCTCGGCACCCGGCCACCGCATCGAGGTCGTCGAGGACCCGAACGTCCGCACCATCATCGAGAGGGGCCTCCTGTGGGCGGCACGCTGA